Proteins co-encoded in one Haloarcula pelagica genomic window:
- a CDS encoding CRISPR-associated protein Cas4, producing MPDTHTFRDLETAAYCPRKLYYRRRDGPPDIPDDVGRVRDLAFDYGRLLTDDAALLAAPFDVDPATVRDRLRAARDRLDAWDALVDPAVRDAYLDGKDARGVAHKLVDGVDGPVPSLVFAGAPPDQGVWEPQTVRLVAAAKALSWERERSVEHAYAEYPAHGVVRRIEVTARRAGVYRAALRTAEAIDGPPARADSDAKCSPCEYREQCGVRTRSLRSLL from the coding sequence GTGCCGGACACCCACACCTTTCGCGATCTGGAGACGGCCGCGTACTGCCCGCGAAAGCTCTACTACCGCCGACGCGACGGGCCACCGGATATCCCCGACGACGTGGGTCGCGTCCGCGACCTGGCCTTCGACTACGGGCGACTCCTGACCGACGACGCCGCGTTGCTTGCCGCCCCGTTCGACGTTGACCCGGCCACGGTCCGGGACCGCCTCCGGGCGGCCCGCGACCGACTCGACGCCTGGGACGCGCTGGTCGACCCGGCCGTCCGCGACGCGTATCTCGACGGGAAAGACGCCCGCGGCGTCGCGCACAAACTCGTCGACGGTGTCGACGGCCCGGTTCCGTCGCTCGTGTTCGCCGGTGCGCCGCCCGACCAGGGGGTCTGGGAGCCCCAGACCGTCAGGCTCGTGGCGGCGGCGAAGGCGCTCTCCTGGGAGCGCGAGCGATCGGTCGAACACGCCTACGCCGAGTATCCGGCCCACGGCGTCGTCCGCCGGATCGAAGTGACGGCCCGGCGCGCTGGCGTCTACCGGGCGGCGTTGCGGACCGCCGAAGCCATCGACGGCCCGCCGGCCAGAGCCGACAGCGACGCGAAGTGCTCGCCCTGTGAGTACCGCGAGCAGTGTGGCGTCAGGACGCGGTCGCTACGCTCGCTCCTGTGA